The proteins below come from a single Streptomyces sp. MRC013 genomic window:
- a CDS encoding type I restriction endonuclease, which translates to MAVLQVERDEVERPTVAQLEAMGWKHVPGKDVGTLDAGVPFLTDQLSRALRRINLRADDGRAWMDADDVKRSIAALASVSVGEGVDRANLAATDLLLNGHLLAGPSAAHGGPSAVVQYIEWHEEHVSRNEFTVVDQLRVRSRSGEVSVLDIVLFVNGIPLVAVECKSPDLADPIRSAVLDLRHYAGSPLPDDERDGGGLPLPAGVPELFRTVQLLVAATAETAYLGTVTSTPEHFHPWRSVEPEAPATLTAELPGGAGRLNERHKLVGVVLRPEALLRVVRHYVIPMTVPTESGGARTVKAVARHQQYRAAEKAVRKLLTGKARGGSVLEDERGGVIWHTQGSGKSLTMTFLVRRMHQHHRLNNFMVVVVTDRTQLQEQLAGTLRLSEVEVETAETADQMAGLLRDGGRRVVFAMIQKYGAGGFAFAAEAEDDGDDRDLPAEYDEAEQARRERRAAKLPPVPNFPECNTSPDILVLVDEAHRSHTSLLHAALRKAIPNAAKIGFTGTPIVTGKAGDTRRIFSGGPDRGFLDEYRMADAEHDGVVVRIRYEGRTGEGTVHDQRGLDRRFEDLVRDRTDEERRRLLHRWPTERDVAESTPMIRAKAEDMLEHWVTTVLPGGGFKAQVAAVSRKAAVEYHHALRAARDALLAELAAFRPEAVAGTPVEAMDRRTRYLFQAHPFRSLLRRIDFVPVVSPGRERKRREWLHWTDPVRQAAYIERFHQAFPVLTPETDWVLTTPFRAPVNEPRAPPGAGGNPWSREGTDQPGKPEAEPDPVHPESPIAFLIVKSMLLTGFDAPREQVLYLDRPIRDAELLQAVARVNRPMPGKEIGYVVDYYGVFEHLSGALADYRAADVDDTMLSMSVEVDALGPAADEVRRYLREHAGVVDADLVDFTAVRSAALAFEDETVRRGFDRVLHGFLATLERVLPHERGLDYVGEARRWGLLQKRIRTLHRDAPGGTFTMRLYGRKVRSLIAEHLEGPEIDQVIAPVSLASPLFDERVRAMPAREAAAEMGHALRFHLEERVKREDPEKYTRLSQRLEEILREMPGRFEEQLQAFGPLLEQARRQTEEDPRLAGLTPLEQVVYRMLDKDAMENPDLDTSRVNLRELAEAVCETATRTMSKTSYQGQGQDIGLLADRIETELTRGKVFPAGTDWGPLRVLAEGLAAHANHNRKSFLAKGRGQ; encoded by the coding sequence ATGGCGGTTTTGCAGGTCGAGCGGGACGAGGTGGAGCGGCCGACCGTCGCGCAGCTTGAGGCGATGGGCTGGAAGCACGTCCCCGGCAAGGACGTCGGCACGCTCGACGCCGGCGTCCCGTTCCTCACCGACCAGCTTTCCAGGGCGCTGCGGCGTATCAACCTCCGTGCCGACGACGGCCGGGCGTGGATGGACGCGGACGACGTCAAGCGGTCGATCGCCGCCCTGGCCTCCGTCTCCGTCGGTGAGGGCGTCGACCGGGCCAACCTCGCCGCCACCGACCTCCTCCTCAACGGCCACCTGCTGGCCGGGCCGTCCGCCGCGCACGGCGGGCCGTCCGCCGTCGTCCAGTACATCGAGTGGCACGAGGAGCACGTCAGCCGCAACGAGTTCACCGTCGTCGACCAGCTCCGGGTCCGCAGCCGGTCCGGTGAGGTGTCGGTCCTCGACATCGTCCTGTTCGTGAACGGCATCCCGCTCGTCGCCGTCGAGTGCAAGAGCCCGGACCTCGCCGACCCGATCCGCAGCGCCGTCCTCGACCTGCGGCACTACGCCGGATCGCCGCTGCCCGACGACGAACGGGACGGCGGCGGTCTGCCGCTGCCCGCCGGGGTCCCGGAGCTGTTCCGTACGGTGCAGCTACTCGTGGCCGCGACGGCGGAGACCGCCTACCTCGGCACGGTCACCTCCACCCCGGAGCACTTCCACCCCTGGCGGAGCGTCGAGCCGGAGGCCCCGGCGACACTCACTGCCGAACTGCCGGGCGGTGCGGGCAGGCTCAACGAGCGGCACAAGCTGGTGGGCGTCGTCCTGCGCCCCGAGGCGCTGCTCAGGGTCGTCCGGCACTACGTCATCCCGATGACCGTCCCGACCGAGTCGGGCGGCGCCCGGACGGTCAAGGCCGTCGCGCGGCACCAACAGTACCGGGCGGCCGAGAAGGCGGTCCGCAAGCTGCTCACCGGCAAGGCGCGCGGCGGTTCGGTCCTCGAGGACGAGCGAGGGGGTGTCATCTGGCACACCCAGGGTTCCGGCAAAAGCCTCACCATGACGTTCCTCGTCCGCCGGATGCACCAGCACCACCGGTTGAACAACTTCATGGTGGTGGTGGTCACCGACCGCACCCAGCTGCAGGAACAGCTCGCCGGCACCCTGCGGCTGAGCGAGGTCGAGGTGGAGACCGCCGAGACCGCGGACCAGATGGCGGGGCTGCTGCGGGACGGCGGCCGGCGGGTCGTCTTCGCGATGATCCAGAAGTACGGGGCCGGCGGGTTCGCCTTCGCGGCCGAGGCGGAGGACGACGGCGACGACCGGGACCTGCCCGCCGAGTACGACGAGGCGGAGCAGGCCAGGCGGGAGCGGCGTGCGGCGAAGCTGCCCCCGGTGCCGAACTTCCCCGAGTGCAACACCTCCCCGGACATCCTCGTCCTCGTCGACGAGGCGCACCGGTCCCACACGAGCCTGCTGCACGCCGCCCTGCGCAAGGCGATCCCCAACGCGGCGAAGATCGGCTTCACCGGCACCCCCATCGTGACCGGCAAGGCGGGGGACACGCGCCGGATCTTCAGCGGCGGTCCCGACCGGGGGTTCCTGGACGAGTACCGGATGGCGGACGCCGAGCACGACGGCGTGGTCGTCCGCATCCGCTACGAGGGCCGCACCGGTGAGGGGACGGTTCACGACCAGCGGGGCCTGGACCGGCGCTTCGAGGACCTCGTCCGCGACCGCACCGACGAGGAGCGGCGCCGGCTCCTCCACCGGTGGCCCACCGAGAGGGACGTCGCCGAGTCGACGCCGATGATCCGGGCCAAGGCCGAGGACATGCTGGAGCACTGGGTGACGACGGTGCTGCCGGGCGGCGGGTTCAAGGCGCAGGTGGCGGCGGTCAGCCGGAAGGCGGCCGTCGAGTACCACCACGCGCTGCGGGCGGCGCGGGACGCCCTGCTGGCGGAGCTCGCCGCGTTCCGGCCGGAGGCGGTCGCCGGGACGCCGGTCGAGGCGATGGACCGGCGGACCCGGTACCTCTTCCAGGCCCACCCGTTCCGGTCGCTGCTGCGCCGGATCGACTTCGTACCGGTCGTCTCGCCGGGGCGGGAGCGCAAGCGGCGCGAGTGGCTGCACTGGACGGACCCGGTGCGGCAGGCCGCGTACATCGAGCGGTTCCACCAGGCGTTCCCCGTCCTGACGCCGGAAACGGACTGGGTCCTCACCACGCCCTTCCGCGCCCCGGTGAACGAGCCCCGGGCCCCGCCCGGGGCCGGCGGCAACCCGTGGTCCCGGGAAGGCACGGACCAGCCGGGCAAGCCGGAGGCCGAACCCGACCCCGTGCACCCCGAGAGCCCCATCGCCTTCCTGATCGTCAAGTCCATGCTGCTCACCGGCTTCGACGCCCCGCGCGAGCAGGTGCTGTACCTGGACCGGCCGATCCGGGACGCCGAACTGCTCCAGGCCGTCGCCCGGGTCAACCGGCCCATGCCGGGCAAGGAGATCGGGTACGTCGTCGACTACTACGGGGTCTTCGAGCACCTGAGCGGCGCGCTCGCCGACTACCGGGCGGCGGACGTCGACGACACGATGCTCAGTATGTCCGTGGAGGTCGACGCCCTGGGACCGGCGGCGGACGAGGTGCGCCGGTACCTGCGCGAGCACGCCGGTGTCGTCGACGCCGATCTCGTCGACTTCACCGCCGTGCGGTCCGCCGCCCTGGCCTTCGAGGACGAGACCGTCCGCAGGGGCTTCGACCGGGTCCTGCACGGGTTCCTCGCCACACTGGAGCGGGTGCTGCCGCACGAGCGCGGCCTGGACTACGTGGGCGAGGCCCGCCGCTGGGGCCTGCTGCAGAAGCGCATCCGTACGCTCCACCGCGACGCTCCGGGCGGGACCTTCACGATGCGGCTGTACGGGCGCAAGGTGCGCTCGCTGATCGCCGAGCACCTGGAGGGCCCGGAGATCGACCAGGTGATCGCGCCCGTGTCGCTGGCGTCGCCGCTGTTCGACGAGCGGGTGCGGGCCATGCCCGCGCGCGAGGCCGCGGCCGAGATGGGGCACGCCCTGCGCTTCCACCTGGAGGAGCGGGTGAAGCGGGAGGACCCGGAGAAGTACACCCGGCTCTCGCAGCGGCTGGAGGAGATCCTGCGGGAGATGCCCGGCCGGTTCGAGGAGCAGCTCCAGGCGTTCGGGCCGCTGCTGGAGCAGGCGCGCCGCCAGACCGAGGAGGACCCGCGGCTGGCGGGACTCACGCCGCTGGAGCAGGTGGTGTACCGCATGCTGGACAAGGACGCGATGGAGAACCCGGATCTCGACACGAGCCGGGTGAACCTGCGGGAGCTGGCCGAAGCGGTGTGCGAGACGGCGACCCGCACCATGTCCAAGACCTCGTACCAGGGACAGGGGCAGGACATCGGCCTCCTCGCCGACAGGATCGAGACGGAGCTGACCCGGGGGAAGGTGTTTCCCGCCGGGACGGACTGGGGACCTCTTCGCGTGCTCGCGGAAGGACTCGCCGCCCACGCCAACCACAACCGGAAGTCGTTCCTGGCGAAGGGAAGAGGACAATAG
- a CDS encoding SprT family zinc-dependent metalloprotease, translated as MTASTLDSATQAAPVQGGLLAVDGLTLEVRVSPRRKRFALTVELDAAVTLHAPRGRSAADAVDFVRAHRAWVADKVALRERTRPLTPPKRLVEGEVFRYLGRTYRLTVDHERPAGAPVRAVAGRLVLSAAQAAETTLGRAALTAWYCRSGRRWAVGRLQPWAARMGVPEPALEVSDLGGRWGSYRPSPDNREKGRMRLGWPLFQLPMHLVDYVVAHELAHVRVHGHGPDFWALLGRALPEYEERRAELDELGRRMWMGDIA; from the coding sequence GTGACCGCCTCGACCCTCGACTCCGCAACGCAGGCCGCCCCCGTGCAGGGCGGGCTGCTCGCCGTGGACGGTCTCACGCTGGAGGTGCGTGTCAGCCCGCGGCGCAAACGGTTCGCGCTCACGGTGGAACTGGACGCCGCGGTCACCCTGCACGCGCCCCGGGGACGCTCGGCGGCCGACGCCGTGGACTTCGTCCGCGCACACCGGGCCTGGGTGGCGGACAAGGTCGCGCTCCGGGAGCGGACCCGTCCGCTGACTCCGCCCAAGCGCCTCGTGGAGGGCGAGGTCTTCCGGTACCTGGGGCGTACCTACCGGCTCACCGTCGACCACGAGCGCCCGGCCGGGGCCCCCGTGCGGGCGGTCGCGGGCCGGCTCGTGCTCAGCGCGGCGCAGGCCGCCGAGACCACCTTGGGACGGGCGGCGCTCACGGCCTGGTACTGCCGATCCGGCCGCCGGTGGGCCGTGGGGCGCCTCCAGCCGTGGGCAGCCCGCATGGGAGTGCCCGAGCCCGCCCTGGAGGTGTCCGACCTCGGGGGACGCTGGGGGAGTTACCGGCCTTCCCCCGACAACCGGGAGAAGGGGCGGATGAGGCTCGGCTGGCCGCTGTTCCAGCTCCCCATGCACCTCGTGGACTACGTCGTCGCCCACGAGCTCGCCCACGTGAGGGTCCACGGCCACGGCCCGGACTTCTGGGCGCTGCTCGGCCGGGCCCTCCCCGAGTACGAGGAGCGCAGGGCCGAACTCGACGAGCTGGGGCGGCGCATGTGGATGGGGGACATCGCCTGA